Sequence from the candidate division KSB1 bacterium genome:
ATTTTTAGGTTGTTTGATTCGCGTGCATTCGCGTTTATTAGCGGATTTATGATTTTTCTCCGTTACAAAATTCGCAGCTTTTCAAGGATCATTCCCAAGGAAACCGCCAATGATGGAGCGCCAATTCGTCGCGCATTTGCACCAGCTGTTTTTGCACCAAAGGCGGCAAGGGTGCGCCGGTCTTTTCGCGCTCGATCGAAAAGAAATATTCCTTCTCCCCATGGGTATAGATCCGCTCGGCGCCTTTAGCCTTGCGTGAAGACCTCAAGCTCCGGAGGATATCGCCGCTCTGTTTTTTGAATTGTTGCGGATCTGCAAAGTGGGAAACATCGACGGCAATGAAAAAGTGAGAAAGCGGAATCGCCGTCTTTTTCCCGCTCTCGTCGACGCCGTTCAGTTGTTTTAGAAACGGGCTGAGCGTCAATCCGGCGGTGAGCAGTTCGACGACCGCGGCAAAGCCGTACCCCTTGTGCCCTCCCATCTCCTCTCCTATTCCTCCGAGCGGTGTAAGGGCGGCGGTCCCTGACGTTAAAGCCTTCAACACTGCCTCTGCGTCGGTCATTGCTTTTCCGTCTGAATCGACCACCCAACCGACCGGCAGCGGCTTGCCCAAGCGTGCGTACAGTTCAATTTTGCCGCGTTGACAGGTCGATGTGGCATAGTCGTTGGTAAAAGGGAACGGCTCGTCCGTCGGCACGGCAAAGACCAACGGATTTGTACCGAGCAGGTTTTCGACACCCCAAGTCGGGGCGACAGACGGCCGCGCATTGGTGCCGGTGAGCCCGATCATGTCCCGTTCGCAAGCCATCAAAGGATAGTATGCCGCGATACCGTAATGGGTAGAGTTTTTGGCAACCACCATTCCGATGCCGTAAACGGAGGCCTTTTCGATGGCCATTTCCATGCATCGTTTGGCAACAACCATTCCCATGCCGTTGCCGCCGTCGATTACGGCGGTGGCGCCGATGTCCCGTTCGACCTTGATCTGCGTCACGGCGTTCTGCGTCCCCTCTCTGATGCGGTCATAGTAGATCGGCTTCAGCCTGCCGACTCCGTGCGAATCAATTCCGCGGCGGTCCGCCGCTGCCAGCACGTCGGCGCAGATTTCGGCGTCTTCCGCCGGACACCCCAGACCTATAAAGACATCTCGGGCAAAATCTTTTAATTTCTGAATCGGATAATATACTTCCGCCATTGATATGTCCTTATCTGCATACGGCACTGTTAATCTAATGTTAAAATTTACAAAAACTGAATTTGCTCTCCAATCGAAATCAGTATCCTTTTCGCAAAACAGACATATAATTTGCGTCCTGCAGTTCCCCGAAAAGATCCGAATGAACCAACCTATAATTTCGGTATCCTTCAAGATCGCCGAATACAAAACGCACGCCGTTTTGCAGTTTTTGATAGAACCAGATTTCGTAAGGGACAAAGTTCTGTTCATTCGGTCGCCGCTCTATGTCGTCCGGCGGGCCGTAAATCATATAGACTCGGCCCCTATCGGTCTTCCAACCGTCGATTCTAAAGGCTTGAAAATGTTCATTTGCGTAGGCATAGCGCCGGTAATACTCCTCTCGCACCGGATTACTACCGACCGCATACTGCGGATATTTGTTATGCCAAAAGTTGTAAACGAAGCGCCGCTTGCCTTCTAAATTGGCGATTTGTCCATGAACCTGCTGCTCCTCTTTGGAAAGCAGATAAAAGATTATCTGAAATTCGAGATCGATCTGAGAAGAGTCCATGGAAGCCAAAACCGAATCTTCATAAGGCTCACTCGACCCTGCTTGCGCCAAAGCTTCTTTCTGCAATACGAAAAAGGTTTTTTGCTGAACGGCCAACGGTTGACCGCTCAGTGTCTGCATTTCCACCACCAGCCGGTAAGCGCCGGAGTTCAGTTTGCCGACGTTTACCGCGCCGATCTCGACGCTGGGAGAAACGGCCTGCGCTTTGACCACTGCTTTTTCCGGCAATACCGCGTCATCGCTTTCTTTGGCTATGACACGATAGACCATTCGATACCCTTCTTTCGGCGGCTCGTAAGCTTCCACATAACTGAAGAGCATCGGTTTCTCAAAGGAAAAAATGAGACTGGGGTTTGGTTCTACAATCAAGCCGTTTTTGTAAAAGGGCGAAGAGGTATTGCCGGCCGCCTGAAACAAATTGCCGGCGACTTGTATCTCGCTGATGCGCGGAACTCCCGTGGAAGGCGGTGGAAGACTGAGAGGAAATCGAAGGCTGTCGAACCGCTGCGGCTGATTGAGGTCTTTGAGAACGAATTCACCGTCATAATTTCCGTAGGGTATCGCGACGCCGATTTTATCCACAATGGCGCTGAGCGGCTGTTCTTCGCCGCTTCGCTCTGCTTCGCTTTTCCAGGCAAATTCTTTGACCGGCAGCCCGTTTTGACGAAGGCGTATGACGCCCAGAGTCGATGCGATCTGTTTGCCGTCGCGGGTCACAAAGACCGGTGCGCTGCTCGGCAGGCTGTAGTAAAATTCGACATAGGCGTTTTGGCCGTCATATTCGAATTTGGCCCAATCCAGACTGGTATGAAGTCCCTGAGAATAAACTTGTACCGCAACAAGAAAATACAAAACAAGATAGATATCCCTGCACCTCATGACACACCCTTTTTAAAAAGAAAGGGTTGACCCCCGAAGGAATCAACCCTTTGGTTTCTGATGATATGAACGACTTAGAAGCCGACCGTGAGGCAGAAGAACTGGGCGTTGTTAAAGAACTCGGTCAGA
This genomic interval carries:
- a CDS encoding GWxTD domain-containing protein, with amino-acid sequence MRCRDIYLVLYFLVAVQVYSQGLHTSLDWAKFEYDGQNAYVEFYYSLPSSAPVFVTRDGKQIASTLGVIRLRQNGLPVKEFAWKSEAERSGEEQPLSAIVDKIGVAIPYGNYDGEFVLKDLNQPQRFDSLRFPLSLPPPSTGVPRISEIQVAGNLFQAAGNTSSPFYKNGLIVEPNPSLIFSFEKPMLFSYVEAYEPPKEGYRMVYRVIAKESDDAVLPEKAVVKAQAVSPSVEIGAVNVGKLNSGAYRLVVEMQTLSGQPLAVQQKTFFVLQKEALAQAGSSEPYEDSVLASMDSSQIDLEFQIIFYLLSKEEQQVHGQIANLEGKRRFVYNFWHNKYPQYAVGSNPVREEYYRRYAYANEHFQAFRIDGWKTDRGRVYMIYGPPDDIERRPNEQNFVPYEIWFYQKLQNGVRFVFGDLEGYRNYRLVHSDLFGELQDANYMSVLRKGY
- a CDS encoding Ldh family oxidoreductase, which gives rise to MAEVYYPIQKLKDFARDVFIGLGCPAEDAEICADVLAAADRRGIDSHGVGRLKPIYYDRIREGTQNAVTQIKVERDIGATAVIDGGNGMGMVVAKRCMEMAIEKASVYGIGMVVAKNSTHYGIAAYYPLMACERDMIGLTGTNARPSVAPTWGVENLLGTNPLVFAVPTDEPFPFTNDYATSTCQRGKIELYARLGKPLPVGWVVDSDGKAMTDAEAVLKALTSGTAALTPLGGIGEEMGGHKGYGFAAVVELLTAGLTLSPFLKQLNGVDESGKKTAIPLSHFFIAVDVSHFADPQQFKKQSGDILRSLRSSRKAKGAERIYTHGEKEYFFSIEREKTGAPLPPLVQKQLVQMRDELALHHWRFPWE